The following are encoded together in the Desulfobotulus pelophilus genome:
- a CDS encoding lytic transglycosylase domain-containing protein: MIKREIIKKYGKVFSLVSLFCLFSSTCFSDIYMYVDEKGVVRFTNAPTSSRYKVFLKEEGGDRNDSMGPLTFYDENIKIAADYHGIDPLLVKAVVRVESSFNPLAVSPKGAKGLMQLMPSTIKDLGVKDPFNPRENIMAGTRYLRMMLDVFDQDTELALAAYNAGPSNVRRYEGVPPFRETQDYIRRVFSFWEEYSR; encoded by the coding sequence ATGATTAAAAGGGAAATAATAAAAAAATACGGAAAAGTTTTTTCCCTTGTTTCTCTGTTTTGTCTGTTTTCAAGTACCTGCTTTTCAGACATCTATATGTATGTGGATGAAAAAGGTGTTGTCCGTTTTACCAATGCACCAACGTCATCCAGATATAAGGTTTTTTTAAAAGAAGAGGGGGGAGACAGAAATGATAGCATGGGTCCTCTTACTTTTTACGATGAAAATATAAAAATTGCAGCCGACTACCATGGGATTGATCCGCTTCTGGTCAAGGCTGTTGTGAGGGTGGAATCTTCCTTTAATCCCCTGGCCGTTTCGCCCAAGGGGGCAAAAGGACTGATGCAGTTGATGCCCTCTACCATTAAAGATCTTGGTGTTAAAGATCCCTTTAACCCAAGGGAAAATATTATGGCTGGAACCCGTTATCTGCGAATGATGCTGGATGTTTTTGATCAGGATACGGAGCTGGCCCTTGCAGCCTATAATGCTGGTCCTTCCAATGTAAGAAGATATGAAGGCGTACCTCCTTTCAGGGAAACTCAGGATTATATAAGAAGGGTTTTTTCTTTTTGGGAGGAATACAGCAGATAA
- a CDS encoding branched-chain amino acid aminotransferase yields MKVSFTSTQTPKTKPEDSQLSFGTQFTDHMFLMDYNREKGWHDSRIVPYGNFSLPPSTTVLHYGQAIFEGLKAYRCPDDTIQLFRARDNFNRFNRSAKRMCIPEIDTDTVLEHLKDLIRTDREWVPSSRGTSLYIRPAIIATDPYLGIRASHTYRFFIILSPVGAYYPEGFNPVKIWVTSDYVRAVPGGVGEAKTAGNYAASLYASEEAQREGYTQVLWLDGKEHRYVEEVGSMNIFFVINNTIVTPALNGSILSGITRDTVIQMAKKQGIAVSEKRISMNEICDAHEKGWLSEAFGSGTAAVISPVGTIRYEDRVLTIQKGTAGPVASMLFDEITAIQYGEKKDPFQWTEKI; encoded by the coding sequence ATGAAAGTATCCTTTACATCCACCCAAACCCCTAAAACCAAACCTGAAGACAGCCAGCTCAGCTTTGGAACCCAGTTTACGGACCATATGTTTCTTATGGATTACAACCGGGAAAAGGGTTGGCATGACAGTCGTATCGTTCCTTACGGAAATTTTTCCCTTCCTCCCTCCACCACGGTATTGCATTATGGACAGGCCATATTCGAAGGGTTAAAAGCATACAGATGTCCAGACGATACCATTCAACTTTTCAGGGCCAGAGACAACTTCAATCGTTTCAACCGGTCTGCAAAACGCATGTGTATTCCTGAAATAGATACGGATACTGTGCTTGAACATTTGAAAGATCTGATCCGGACAGACAGAGAATGGGTTCCTTCCAGCCGGGGAACTTCTCTTTACATCCGCCCCGCCATTATTGCAACCGACCCTTATCTGGGTATCCGGGCCTCCCACACATACCGTTTCTTTATCATATTGTCACCAGTCGGTGCATATTACCCCGAAGGCTTCAATCCCGTTAAAATATGGGTTACTTCTGATTATGTAAGAGCCGTACCCGGTGGGGTTGGTGAAGCCAAGACCGCAGGTAATTATGCTGCCAGCCTTTATGCATCGGAAGAAGCCCAGCGTGAGGGATACACCCAGGTTCTGTGGCTCGATGGAAAAGAACACCGTTATGTGGAAGAAGTGGGCTCCATGAATATCTTTTTTGTCATCAATAATACCATTGTAACTCCTGCCCTCAACGGGAGTATTCTTTCCGGTATAACCAGAGATACGGTTATTCAGATGGCCAAAAAACAAGGGATTGCCGTTTCTGAAAAACGTATTTCCATGAATGAAATCTGTGATGCCCACGAGAAAGGATGGCTTAGCGAAGCATTTGGCTCAGGAACCGCTGCTGTTATCTCTCCTGTGGGTACCATCCGGTATGAAGACCGGGTTCTCACCATTCAAAAAGGTACAGCCGGTCCGGTTGCATCCATGCTTTTTGATGAAATTACAGCCATTCAGTACGGAGAAAAAAAGGACCCTTTTCAGTGGACTGAAAAAATATAA
- a CDS encoding YkgJ family cysteine cluster protein — MIDQEFKNQAVPVQLTRDSRFCFDCHPGVSCFTDCCRKINIMLTPYDIIRMKNRLDISSDEFLAVYTEPRILEKTGLPVPTMRLLDDEKQSCPFVRDEEGCLIYSDRPSACRYYPIGMATRSHVEETGDDFFFMINEDRCKGHQEEKEWTVGEWRMDQGVDKQDMFNEGWTELVVRKKSFGMTMDMTEKSRKLFFMVCYNIDGFRRFVFESDFLKVHTISEDIVEKIKKDEIALLQFGFDWLRALLFQLDPEGRFTPKEGRKVTAD, encoded by the coding sequence ATGATCGATCAGGAGTTTAAGAATCAGGCTGTCCCTGTCCAGTTAACCCGAGACAGCCGTTTTTGCTTTGACTGCCACCCGGGAGTTTCCTGTTTTACGGATTGCTGCCGGAAGATAAATATCATGCTGACCCCCTATGATATTATCCGGATGAAAAACCGTCTGGATATCTCATCGGATGAATTTCTGGCGGTCTATACAGAACCCAGAATTCTTGAAAAGACAGGCCTTCCCGTACCCACAATGCGTCTCCTTGATGACGAAAAACAGTCCTGTCCCTTTGTGCGGGATGAAGAAGGATGTCTTATTTATTCTGATCGCCCCAGTGCCTGTCGGTACTATCCCATAGGAATGGCTACGCGCAGTCATGTTGAGGAGACAGGAGATGATTTTTTCTTCATGATCAATGAGGATCGCTGTAAGGGGCATCAGGAGGAAAAAGAATGGACTGTTGGAGAATGGCGTATGGATCAGGGCGTAGACAAACAGGATATGTTCAATGAAGGCTGGACAGAGCTTGTTGTAAGGAAAAAAAGTTTTGGTATGACCATGGATATGACCGAGAAAAGCAGGAAGTTGTTTTTTATGGTCTGTTATAATATTGACGGGTTCAGAAGATTTGTGTTTGAGTCTGATTTTTTAAAAGTCCACACGATCAGTGAAGACATTGTTGAAAAAATAAAAAAAGATGAAATAGCACTTCTTCAGTTCGGATTTGACTGGTTACGTGCGTTGTTGTTCCAGCTGGATCCGGAAGGTAGGTTTACCCCTAAAGAGGGCAGAAAGGTCACGGCAGACTAG
- the dapA gene encoding 4-hydroxy-tetrahydrodipicolinate synthase, producing MRTGCYTALVTPMFHNAVDYKGLEHLVDFQLQCGVTGILAVGTTGESPTLNWEEHNTVIKTVASKCKKKALCIAGAGSNNTTESLHAAQHAANCGVDAILLVDPYYNGPSSLEIRREYIGPIAQAFPDMDIIPYIIPGRTGAQMFPEDIAILHKTYKNVRCVKEATGNMENMRRTRECCGKDFFIFSGDDALTFPMMTDPYIAASGIISVASNVVPAAVTEMTYCLGKGETERAQQILSDIEPLFRLVTVTTQEETPYGPVACRARNPLALKTLMQLLGMPSGPCRKPLGKMTQKGFNYVLATAREVHEKNPAILNPAGEFFNVDIKERLTNPACWSDLYYTEDYLKP from the coding sequence ATGCGCACAGGCTGTTATACCGCGCTCGTCACACCTATGTTCCATAATGCCGTTGACTACAAAGGGCTTGAACATCTTGTCGATTTTCAGCTTCAATGCGGAGTTACGGGCATTCTTGCAGTGGGTACCACAGGAGAAAGCCCGACCCTGAACTGGGAAGAACACAATACCGTCATAAAAACCGTTGCTTCCAAATGCAAAAAGAAAGCTCTTTGTATTGCCGGAGCCGGCAGTAACAATACAACGGAATCCCTGCATGCTGCCCAGCATGCAGCCAACTGTGGCGTAGATGCCATTCTCCTTGTGGATCCCTACTATAACGGCCCCAGCTCCCTTGAAATCCGTCGAGAATATATTGGTCCCATAGCACAGGCCTTTCCGGATATGGATATCATTCCCTACATCATACCCGGCCGAACGGGAGCACAGATGTTTCCCGAAGACATCGCCATCCTTCACAAGACATACAAAAACGTACGCTGCGTGAAGGAAGCTACCGGAAATATGGAAAACATGCGTCGGACCCGTGAGTGCTGCGGTAAAGATTTTTTTATTTTTTCCGGTGATGACGCCCTTACTTTTCCTATGATGACAGATCCTTATATTGCCGCATCGGGTATTATTTCTGTTGCCTCCAATGTTGTACCTGCAGCTGTAACGGAGATGACCTATTGTCTCGGAAAGGGTGAAACGGAAAGAGCCCAGCAGATTCTTTCCGACATAGAACCCCTCTTCCGCCTGGTTACGGTCACAACACAGGAAGAAACACCCTATGGTCCCGTTGCCTGCAGAGCACGCAATCCCCTGGCCCTTAAAACCCTGATGCAACTTCTCGGTATGCCTTCCGGACCCTGCCGAAAACCATTGGGTAAAATGACCCAAAAAGGTTTTAATTATGTCCTGGCTACAGCACGGGAGGTTCATGAAAAAAATCCTGCCATATTGAACCCTGCGGGAGAATTTTTTAACGTTGATATCAAAGAACGCCTGACAAATCCTGCCTGCTGGTCAGACCTTTATTACACAGAAGATTACCTGAAACCCTGA
- a CDS encoding tetratricopeptide repeat protein gives MQKAQNAEEYIAMQRASLAGNSECGASHYNLAVALMGQKKYEEAESHLHEAVSCSPNLAEAFVQLGAICLQRGDAEGCLHYNKRSIKARAGFAPGYANIGYLELQNGNIDEAIKNLQKAIVFNSKHVQAYTTLASAYLMKGLMDEAIEICLKSIEIEPDFPISYNNLAVAYLEKGEYAKSIENADKAGSLGYTVAEGLLKELEPYRQ, from the coding sequence ATGCAGAAAGCACAGAATGCTGAAGAATATATTGCGATGCAGCGAGCCTCGCTGGCCGGTAACTCAGAATGCGGTGCGAGTCATTATAATCTTGCCGTAGCACTGATGGGCCAGAAAAAATATGAAGAAGCCGAGTCCCATCTTCACGAAGCTGTTTCGTGCAGCCCGAATCTGGCGGAGGCTTTTGTTCAGCTGGGCGCTATCTGTCTTCAGAGAGGGGATGCGGAAGGGTGTCTTCACTACAACAAGCGGTCCATAAAGGCCCGCGCAGGATTTGCACCGGGCTATGCAAATATAGGATATCTTGAACTTCAGAACGGTAATATTGATGAAGCCATTAAGAATCTTCAAAAGGCCATTGTTTTTAATTCAAAACATGTTCAGGCTTATACCACCCTGGCTTCCGCCTATCTCATGAAAGGTCTTATGGATGAAGCCATTGAAATATGTTTAAAGAGTATTGAGATCGAACCTGATTTTCCCATCAGCTATAATAACCTTGCCGTGGCTTATCTTGAAAAGGGTGAGTACGCCAAGTCCATAGAAAATGCCGACAAGGCAGGGTCGCTTGGGTATACAGTGGCGGAAGGCCTGTTAAAAGAACTTGAGCCCTACAGACAATAG
- the dsrA gene encoding dissimilatory-type sulfite reductase subunit alpha — protein sequence MAKHETPLLDQLESGPWPSFVSDMKLEAEVRAKNEAGIEFQIPVDAVDDLLGVLELSYVHGRTHWKHGGIVGVFGYGGGVIGRYCDQPEMFPGVAHFHTVRVAQPAGKYYKADYLRQLMDIWQMRGSGMTNMHGSTGDIVFIGTRTEQLEEIFYELTHNLNTDLGGSGSNLRTPADCIGSSRCEFACYDTNGLCHFLTNLYQDELHRPAFPYKFKFKFDGCPNGCVASIARSDMSFIGTWKDDIRIDQEAVQAYIGGEIAPNGGAFKGRDWGAFDIQKEVIDLCPTECMWMEGKELKIDNKECNRCMHCINAMPRALRVGKDTGVSILVGAKAPILDGQQMGSLLAPFVEVNPEDDYAAVTEVIESIWDWWMEEGKNRERLGELIRRAGFQKMLEVTGIKADARHVSEPRCNPYIFWKEDEVPGGWERDVKEYRKHHKR from the coding sequence ATGGCAAAACACGAAACTCCGTTGTTGGACCAGCTGGAGTCTGGCCCCTGGCCGAGCTTCGTCTCCGACATGAAGCTTGAAGCTGAAGTCCGTGCCAAGAATGAGGCTGGCATTGAATTTCAGATTCCGGTAGATGCTGTGGATGACCTGCTGGGTGTTCTGGAACTTTCTTATGTACACGGCCGTACCCACTGGAAACATGGGGGTATCGTTGGTGTATTCGGTTATGGTGGTGGTGTTATCGGTCGTTATTGCGACCAGCCGGAAATGTTTCCCGGCGTTGCCCACTTCCACACCGTTCGCGTGGCGCAGCCTGCTGGTAAGTACTACAAGGCAGACTATCTGCGTCAGCTCATGGACATCTGGCAGATGCGCGGTTCCGGCATGACCAACATGCATGGTTCCACGGGTGATATTGTTTTCATTGGTACCCGTACCGAGCAGCTGGAAGAAATCTTCTATGAACTGACCCATAATCTGAATACAGACCTTGGTGGTTCCGGTTCCAACCTGAGAACCCCTGCGGACTGCATTGGTTCTTCCCGTTGTGAATTTGCCTGCTATGACACCAATGGTCTGTGTCATTTCCTCACCAATCTGTATCAGGACGAGCTGCACCGTCCCGCTTTCCCCTACAAGTTTAAGTTTAAGTTCGACGGGTGCCCCAATGGTTGCGTTGCCTCCATTGCACGCTCTGACATGAGCTTTATCGGTACCTGGAAGGATGATATCCGTATTGATCAGGAAGCTGTTCAGGCGTATATCGGTGGTGAGATTGCTCCCAACGGTGGTGCTTTTAAAGGCCGTGACTGGGGTGCTTTCGATATTCAGAAAGAAGTCATTGATCTCTGCCCCACCGAATGTATGTGGATGGAAGGCAAAGAGCTGAAAATCGACAACAAAGAGTGCAACCGCTGCATGCACTGCATTAACGCCATGCCCCGTGCCCTGCGCGTAGGTAAGGATACCGGTGTTTCCATTCTGGTAGGTGCCAAGGCCCCCATTCTGGATGGTCAGCAGATGGGTTCTCTTCTGGCTCCCTTTGTTGAAGTCAATCCCGAAGATGATTATGCTGCTGTTACGGAAGTGATTGAATCTATCTGGGATTGGTGGATGGAAGAAGGCAAGAACCGTGAGCGCCTTGGCGAGCTTATCCGCCGTGCCGGTTTCCAGAAAATGCTGGAAGTTACCGGTATTAAAGCGGACGCCCGTCACGTCAGCGAACCCCGCTGCAACCCCTACATCTTCTGGAAAGAAGATGAAGTACCCGGTGGCTGGGAGCGTGACGTCAAGGAATACAGAAAACATCATAAGCGCTA